In one window of Pristiophorus japonicus isolate sPriJap1 chromosome 9, sPriJap1.hap1, whole genome shotgun sequence DNA:
- the LOC139274121 gene encoding zinc finger protein 239-like yields the protein ISGEKWYTCSVCGQGFSLSSNLERHKRSHTGERPFTCFVCGQGFIRSSNLLTHQRVHTGERPFTCTLCEKGFTQSYHLVTHQRIHTGERPFTCSVCGKGFAQSSELLTHQRVHSGKRVFSCSDCGKGFTWSSHLLIHQRIHTGERPFTCSERGKGFTQSSDLLRHQRVHTGERLFTCSECGKGFNQPSHMLKHQRVHK from the coding sequence ATCAGCGGGGAGAAATGgtacacatgctctgtgtgtggacaaggcttcagcctatcgtctaacctggagagacacaagcgcagtcacactggggagaggccattcacctgcttcgTATGTGGGCAGGGTTTcattcggtcatccaacctgctgacacaccagcgagttcacactggggaaagaccaTTTACCTGCAcactgtgtgagaagggattcactcagtcataccaccttgtaactcaccagcgaattcacactggggagaggccgttcacctgctctgtgtgtggcaagggattcgctcagtcatccgaactgctgacacaccagagagttcacagtgGGAAGAGAGTGTTCagttgctctgactgtgggaagggattcacttggtcatctcacctgctgatacaccagcgaattcatactggggagaggccgttcacctgctctgaacgtggaaagggattcactcagtcatccgacctgctgagacaccagcgagttcacactggggagagactgttcacctgctctgagtgtgggaaggggttcaatCAGCCATCCCacatgctgaaacaccagcgagttcataagtGA